Proteins encoded in a region of the Rutidosis leptorrhynchoides isolate AG116_Rl617_1_P2 chromosome 9, CSIRO_AGI_Rlap_v1, whole genome shotgun sequence genome:
- the LOC139866229 gene encoding uncharacterized protein isoform X4 — protein sequence MLRSYVSRKEGVRLLGLLVKGMLTDFGDDMHCQFLEIIRSLLESFSSAGQRDAIVEVFYERHLDQLISVIVASCLSNDVTCVGHTSKSSDGIQATAKPEILLNICDLLCKHPQGSGDLSDEIQVTEFTMSHLPLYVLCASVQVYIHNFFELCR from the exons ATGTTGCGTTCATATGTTAGTCGGAAGGAAGGTGTGCGATTACTTGGGCTTCTG GTGAAAGGGATGCTTACAGATTTTGGGGATGATATGCATTGCCAATTTCTTGAAATTATCCGTAGTCTTCTCGAATCTTTTTCTTCAGCAGGACAG agagATGCTATTGTTGAAGTCTTCTATGAAAGGCACTTGGATCAACTGATCAGTGTAATAGTAGCATCGTGCCTTTCAAATGACGTTACCTGTGTTGGTCATACTTCCAAAAGTTCTGATGGAATTCAAGCAACTGCAAAGCCTGAAATACTTCTAAACATATGTGATCTTCTATGTAAACATCCTCAG GGCTCTGGAGATCTTTCGGACGAAATTCAAGTCACCGAGTTCACAATGAGTCATTTACCATTGTATGTATTATGTGCATCTGTGCAAGTGTATATACATAACTTTTTCGAGTTATGCAGATAA
- the LOC139866229 gene encoding uncharacterized protein isoform X1 produces the protein MLRSYVSRKEGVRLLGLLVKGMLTDFGDDMHCQFLEIIRSLLESFSSAGQRDAIVEVFYERHLDQLISVIVASCLSNDVTCVGHTSKSSDGIQATAKPEILLNICDLLFLTNFMEVNSSRPIWKCPLCKKPVCNLDIRIDQDFLKGSGDLSDEIQVTEFTMSHLPLYVLCASVQVYIHNFFELCR, from the exons ATGTTGCGTTCATATGTTAGTCGGAAGGAAGGTGTGCGATTACTTGGGCTTCTG GTGAAAGGGATGCTTACAGATTTTGGGGATGATATGCATTGCCAATTTCTTGAAATTATCCGTAGTCTTCTCGAATCTTTTTCTTCAGCAGGACAG agagATGCTATTGTTGAAGTCTTCTATGAAAGGCACTTGGATCAACTGATCAGTGTAATAGTAGCATCGTGCCTTTCAAATGACGTTACCTGTGTTGGTCATACTTCCAAAAGTTCTGATGGAATTCAAGCAACTGCAAAGCCTGAAATACTTCTAAACATATGTGATCTTCTAT TTCTGACAAACTTTATGGAAGTTAACTCATCAAGGCCTATTTGGAAGTGTCCGCTTTGTAAAAAGCCAGTCTGCAATTTAGATATACGCATTGATCAGGATTTTCTTAAG GGCTCTGGAGATCTTTCGGACGAAATTCAAGTCACCGAGTTCACAATGAGTCATTTACCATTGTATGTATTATGTGCATCTGTGCAAGTGTATATACATAACTTTTTCGAGTTATGCAGATAA
- the LOC139866229 gene encoding uncharacterized protein isoform X2: MLRSYVSRKEGVRLLGLLVKGMLTDFGDDMHCQFLEIIRSLLESFSSAGQRDAIVEVFYERHLDQLISVIVASCLSNDVTCVGHTSKSSDGIQATAKPEILLNICDLLFLTNFMEVNSSRPIWKCPLCKKPVCNLDIRIDQDFLKAANNVIHVIFMVY; encoded by the exons ATGTTGCGTTCATATGTTAGTCGGAAGGAAGGTGTGCGATTACTTGGGCTTCTG GTGAAAGGGATGCTTACAGATTTTGGGGATGATATGCATTGCCAATTTCTTGAAATTATCCGTAGTCTTCTCGAATCTTTTTCTTCAGCAGGACAG agagATGCTATTGTTGAAGTCTTCTATGAAAGGCACTTGGATCAACTGATCAGTGTAATAGTAGCATCGTGCCTTTCAAATGACGTTACCTGTGTTGGTCATACTTCCAAAAGTTCTGATGGAATTCAAGCAACTGCAAAGCCTGAAATACTTCTAAACATATGTGATCTTCTAT TTCTGACAAACTTTATGGAAGTTAACTCATCAAGGCCTATTTGGAAGTGTCCGCTTTGTAAAAAGCCAGTCTGCAATTTAGATATACGCATTGATCAGGATTTTCTTAAG GCTGCAAACAATGTTATTCATGTGATCTTCATGGTATATTAG
- the LOC139866229 gene encoding uncharacterized protein isoform X3 — MHCQFLEIIRSLLESFSSAGQRDAIVEVFYERHLDQLISVIVASCLSNDVTCVGHTSKSSDGIQATAKPEILLNICDLLFLTNFMEVNSSRPIWKCPLCKKPVCNLDIRIDQDFLKGSGDLSDEIQVTEFTMSHLPLYVLCASVQVYIHNFFELCR; from the exons ATGCATTGCCAATTTCTTGAAATTATCCGTAGTCTTCTCGAATCTTTTTCTTCAGCAGGACAG agagATGCTATTGTTGAAGTCTTCTATGAAAGGCACTTGGATCAACTGATCAGTGTAATAGTAGCATCGTGCCTTTCAAATGACGTTACCTGTGTTGGTCATACTTCCAAAAGTTCTGATGGAATTCAAGCAACTGCAAAGCCTGAAATACTTCTAAACATATGTGATCTTCTAT TTCTGACAAACTTTATGGAAGTTAACTCATCAAGGCCTATTTGGAAGTGTCCGCTTTGTAAAAAGCCAGTCTGCAATTTAGATATACGCATTGATCAGGATTTTCTTAAG GGCTCTGGAGATCTTTCGGACGAAATTCAAGTCACCGAGTTCACAATGAGTCATTTACCATTGTATGTATTATGTGCATCTGTGCAAGTGTATATACATAACTTTTTCGAGTTATGCAGATAA